Sequence from the Equus asinus isolate D_3611 breed Donkey chromosome 5, EquAss-T2T_v2, whole genome shotgun sequence genome:
AGTTGGTCCTGTTGTGGCCAGGGGCCAGCTGAGGGGGTGAGCAGGGTGgacccagccctggccccaggaGTTCTGAGAGCTGGGGAGCCCTACTTTGCCCTCAGCCTGGGGCCTTCGTTCccgcccctcctcaccccacctaCACCACTGCAAACTCACCCTGCCCCTCCAGGCTCCCCCTTCCCAAAGGCGAAGCCCAATCCTCACAAGACAGCCTACTGGGAAATGTCCGCAAGCCAGTGATGATCAGCAGTAGCAGGAAGACTCAAACCCGGGGCCCAGGTGGCTTCTGTTCTCCTGCTCCCTGCAGCTTCTGCCTGGGActgctgaggggagggggaagtgagGGGTGGCCTGGTTGCCCCCGACCTGCCATGAGGAGACTGacaggaggctgggggctggaggagaggcgAGGGGGCTCTTGTTTACACTCAGGATTTTCTTGGGGTGGGAGCTGCTAGCTCCTTCAGATGGGCGTATAGTTCTCGGGTTGGTGATTTGGGACCCCAAGAATCCAAAAAGACCCGGACTGGACCTGGGGGAGTGGGACTAGGGCTTCGGGTTAAAGGACGGTTCATAGGCATAAGCCTGATGCTTTGTCCGGGGCAGGgcttctcaaagtggggtcctCAGACTAGTGGTGTggcgtcacctgggagcttgttagaatgtcacttcttgggccccacccagacccacACATCAGAAACTctgcggggggtgggggcggtggggCAACAGCTGGCTGTGTTTAATGAGCCCTTCAGGCCGTTCTCATGCACTGAGGTCCAGAGATTTCTTCTGGGGAGGCCGTGATCCTCCTTTTCCCCGGGCACGAGGAGACCCAGAAATGGCTGCCAACACACTGCGCTAGCCTGcctccacccctgcctcctggggtCACCCTTTCAAAGCAAGCCCTGCCCCCTGTGCTATGGGCAGATGAGGGCAGGGCCTGTCTACACTCCAGCCTGGGTGGGCAGCTGAGCCTCCTTCTGGGGAGGCTGGAAGCACAGTGTGCAGCCCCCAGCCCAGTGGGGCCTCGGCCCTGCTTGTGTTTTGCAGACGGAGGAGGACTACATTCCCTACCCGAGCGTCCACGAGGTAACCGGCTGGACTGCCCTGAGCCAGTCCCCACCCCAAGCCTGGAAGGCACTCAGGCAGGGGCTCTGGACGCCAGGTCCTCCTCCCTGTCAGGAGCCTGACCACAGGCCTTGCTGTATGTGGGTGGGGGACTCAGTTTACAGGCCCAAGACTTCAGAGCCCATTTGAACCCGTAGGCCTCTGAGCCAAGGTCATGCTCCCAGCTCTACCTGTCCCCACCCCTCATTCTTTGAGAATGGGACTTGGGGCTCCACGTGGTCCGGGTCTGGGCCTGCAGTGGGAGGGAAAGGGCTGGAGCAAGTCCCCAGGACGGGGTGGATGCGAACCTGAGACCCACATAGGCTCTGGGATTTCCCTGGATTCCCCTTAGCCATGGCAGAAGTGGCCCCAGGTCTGAGTTGGGGTGTGTCCTGGGCCCCTGGTTGGGTGCAGTGTGGGTGGCTCTCAGCTGAGTCCCCCTTCAGGTCCTGGGGCGAGAAGGGCCATTCCCCCTCATCCTGCTGCCCCAGTTCGGGGGCTACTGGATTGAAGGCACCAACCACGAACTCACCAGCATCCCGGAGACAGAGCCGCTGCAGTCACCCACGGCCAAGGTGAAGCTCGAGTGCAACCCCACAGCCCGCATCTACCGGAAGCACTTTCTCGGCAAGGTGGGGTGTCTACTGGTGTTGAgcagctgggctggggagggagtgggTCACAGTTAGCCCTGGgggaggccaggcctgggaggaagCAGCACCCTTGGGCTGGGTCTGGGTGACAGTCCCAGAGCCCTGAGTCTCAGGGAGTGTACATGATggattcacttatttattcaacaaacatttattgcagAAGGCAGTgttatggcatagtggttaccaGCAGAGACTCTACcatggtttgaatcctggctctgccccctaCTACGTGGGGCATCGGGCAAGTCCCttactctctctgtgcctcagtttcttcatctgtaaaagcaGATGGTGATGATACCCACCTCATGCGGTTGCTGTGAGGCTTCAATGCTTGTAGGATGTTTAGAATGGCATCTGGTGCAAAGTAAGCTCTCAGTCAGGGTCAGCAAATAATGAGCCCCAGCTGTGTGCCTGGCCGTGGTCTAGGCACCAGGTATAcagcagcaaacaaaacagaCCCAAGCCCTGCCCTCGGGCAGCTGGAGGTGGGGGATAGGAAGACACAGGAATGTCGTGGCTTGACCTGGATGGATGCAGTCCCTGCCTCACCAccagccccagggcagggccCCTTCCCAGTAACAACTTTCAGAGTGTCACCCAGGGGTGTTCCAGGCAAGAGTTACTGGGCGAGGCTGTGGGAGCTGGTGGGGGAGGTCACCTGCTGGGACCTTGGATGTGTCCGGTTCCGTGCCAGGTACTGTCTCTGAGTCAGTTTACTCCGAGGTGGCGGAGTATAgcgtgggctctggagcctggtGGCCTGGGTGCGCATGTTGGCGCCTCCATTTAttgatgtgtgaccttgggcgagttatTTAATCttcctgagtctgtttcctcatatgtaaaaatggagataatgaaagCGCATGTGAAGCATTgagaacggtgcctggcacacagtacgCTCCCAGTACCTGTAAGCTGTTATTACTGCATCTTCATTAGTGCTCTGTGACATCAGGATTGTCCTGTTATTACTGCATCTTCATTAGTGCTCTGTGACATCAGGATTGTCCtgtttttacagaagaggaaactgaggctcagagaggtgaagtgacttggtcaaggtcacacaatCACTGAACTAGAAATTGGACCTAGCAGCTCTGGCTGACCTTCCATTAAGACACAGTATGGGAATAAACAATAATGTTGTACTGTAATTATGTAATGGGATAAATATCGCTACAACAGCAGTCagattacaatatataaatgtgtcaaaGTAAACATCGcgtaaatttacacaatgttatgtgtcaaatatattaaaaaaaaaacaggccgCATGGGAGGGTCATGCTCCTAGCCGTGTGTGTGCTGGGAAGAGGGGGTGACTCCTTGGGGGGTTGGGGAGCTGCGTGACCTCAGTCTGGGCACGGGGCATTGGCCTGACCCTGGGGGATATTGTGCTAAGGTGGGGTACAAGGGGTGGAACCCATTGTGACTTCGACTAATCCAGCAGGCCTGGGTTCAGGAGCCATTGCCTGGGGACAAACCCAGAACAGGGCATGGGATCCGCCCCCCCGGGCTGAGCCCTTTGGGTGGAGAGAGACCTAGGCCCCCACCATCCAGAGACCCTCAgccaggtccggcaggtggtgggGTCTGGGGAACCGTGTGGGTCTAGCACATAGTTGGCAGAAAAGTTTGTTGGAGGAGTGACAAGTGACAGAATGGAGGTGGTGCCTCCAGCACAGAAGGATTTGCAGAGGTAGGGGTCAGGGGTCGGAGAGGCATGGTGACTGGGGTCAGGTTAGCAGTGCAGAGAGGCAGGGCCCTTTCCTGACTCCAGGTGCGATGACTGGGGAATCACTGGGCCCTGTCCTGGCAGAGGCAGGAGATCGGGGCGACTTGGGCAGTGACTCCCCGGGACCCTGAGCCCTCTGCTCTAGCTCCTCTGGGCTTGAGCAGGGGGGTTCGGGGAACTCCCCACCCCAGGGAATTCGGTGTAGCCCTCCTTGCCGAGTGCCTGCCACTCCCGCTCTGCGGATGGTGCCAAACATTTGGGGGTTTCCATCACTCTGTGACCAGGCGAGGCTGAGGGGGACCCTGCCCCATGTCCACTCAGACTGCCCCTGAGCTTCAGATTTGTGGGGCACATGCCTTGGCCCCCGCCTCTCTCGCCCCCGCCCTCTGAGCACAGGCGTTCATGTTTAAACAGGACTTACTTCCAGGATGACTCCTGGGGTGGGTGTGGCTGGCGAGCCAGCCCTACTCTCAGGGCCGGGGCTGGCAGTGGgagcccagggctggctggggcgTGATCCCTCTGCACTCCTGGCCCTGGACACCTGGAGctgccagccctgggctcctCTCTGGGGTCCCACTTCTGCCACAGCTACCCCTTGTGCCCTCTGGGATGTTTCTTCCTAACCCTGCGGCTTctccaggtgaggcaggagggtgGGAACCAGCCTGGTGAGCCGCCCAGTGTGTTCATGAGATGTTTCACTTCCTGTTTCTCACGGTCCTTGGCTCCAGGGGCCACAGAGTCAAGGCTGAGCAGTCAGTCGGCATATTTTTATCAAGGACCTCCTGTATGCCCAGCCCTGTGAAGGGCAGGGTCTGGGAGAAAGGTATGCAGGTACAGCTGTGGTCTTGACATTGATGAGGACCCAGAAAGCCAAGGTTACTGCAAACATCCACTGAACACCCACTCTATGCCAGGCACCTTATCTCTTTAGTGCCCGCCACCATCCCACAGGGTCATTGGCCTCACTCCCACTTCATAGacttggaaactgaggcacagagagggaggtgaCCTTCTCAGGCTGcccagctggcaagtggcagagctgggatttgaatgcaGCTCTCTGAGGCAGAGTCTGCTATTAGCCGTGACACCTGCTGTTGGTGAAGGACCCCCATCTGGGCCTGAGGTGGCTTTCTGGTCTGGTTTCCGCAAGCCCCAGGCTCAGCCGctccccctccctggcccccacctcccccacaggAGCATTTCAATTACTACTCACTGGACGCTGCCCTGGGCCACCTTGTCTTCTCACTCAAGTATGATGTCATCGGGGACCAGGAGCACCTGCGGCTGCTGCTCAGGTGAAGACAGGGCGAGGGGATCCTGCGACAGCAGCGAGGGCTGAGATCTTATAATCTGAGAGCCCATCCCATTTTACCCACTCTTCCaatcaaggcccagagaggggcagggattTGCCTGAGGTTGCACAGCAAGTTAGTGCCCAAGCCAGGCTGGGCCCCCATCATCACCTCTGGTCCTCCCTGGGGTCTGCCCACCCTGGTCTTACTTTGTGTGGAGGGGCTCCCATCTCCCTTTCCCACTGCGTAGTCCCTCACTGTGGGCTTTCTCCTCCCAGGACCAAGTGTCGGACATACCATGATGTCATCCCCATCTCCTGCCTCACCGAGTTCCCCAACGTGGTCCAGATGGCAAAGGTGAGACCTCTGCTCCTTCATGCTGAGCCCTCTTTGGGCACCCCAGGCGGGCTCACAGCTGGGCTGCAGCTTTGCCTGAGTGAGCCCTCATCTTAGCTCCAGATCCTAGCCCTGGCGCTGCAGCCCCGTCTCCAAGGGCTGGCCTCTCGCCTGTTCCCGTGATGTCCACATGCTGCCACGTGCTCTGGGCTCCTGTCCCCTGCCTCTATGCTTTTGGAACTCTTTAGATATAAGGGACCCCAGTTCTCTGCACCCCAAACAGCCTTGGCTGTTCCCTCTCCTTTCTGCCGCTGTCCTCCCCAGACCTTGGCCAGGGAGGCCCAGGGCCCTGGTCCTCCTCCTGGCCCCACCCTCAGGCCCTCCCTTATTTCCTCCTGCAGCTGGTGTGTGAAGATGTGAATGTGGATCGATTCTATCCTGTGCTCTACCCCAAGGTATGGCTAGATCTGGGCCCTGCTCACTCAGGGTGGGTAGGTAACTGGGGCACTGAGCGTTTATTGGGCACCTGCTATGTGCAGGATATTTTTCATGAGTTCTCTCACTTAGTCCTCATGATAACCCTGCAAATTCCACAGTTTACAGAAGAGGAACCGGAGGCCCAGAAGGGTTCTGGGCCTTACCCAGGGATGCACAGCATATAAGGAAGGCCTGCGTTTAAACCTAGCATTGTCCACCTCAAAGATGACCTCTGGAAACTCACGGCCATTTGGGACCCTCCCAAGGGCACTCAGTCTGTGCTCCTGCGCCGGGGAGCTCCACTGGCTTTGCCTTCTGACCCCTGAGGACCTGGGGAGAGAGAATAACACAGGCACTCCCGTAAATGCTGTCCCACAGACAGCAGTCGCGCTGCCAGCTTGGGTGCTGAGTGCTGGGTGCTGGGTTCAAGGTGCTGTGACAATGTGGGGAAAAAGGTAGGGGCTTCTGTCTTCAACGAGCTAGGGGGCCTTCCTGAAAGACGTGAGCCTTGAAAGACAGGTAAACCGTGGTAGCTCCAACTGAATCCTAGATCAGGGGGAGGTCCCCGGGGAGTGGTGTGGTCCAGGAAAGGTCCCCTGAAGGACGGGGCCTGAGAAATCAGGTCCTACTTCTcagttacagaagaggaaactgaggccaaaggtGAGGAGGGCAACTTGCTCAAGGCTCCACAGCAAGCGGGTGGGACTTGCTCTGTTCTAGAATGATGAGGTGGGTTTACAGAGGAGCCAAGGAGCAAGTGGGGTGttaaggggtgggggaggggtgggggctgatGGGCAAAACTCAGGAGCAATGGGCTTAGGCTTTGGAGTTCAACAGATCTGAGTTCAtgtcccaactctgccacttgcAAGCTgttgaccttaggcaagttacttaagctctctgaaccttgctttcttcatctgtaaaatgagggcagcAGGAGTGTCTCTCATGGGCTTGttctgaggactaaatgagatgacACATGtggagtgcccagcacagtgcttggcaggTGATAAGAGCAATAAATGGTCACTTGAAAAAGCAGTCTGTTTCACCCATCATCTTCTTCCTGCAGGCTTCCCGCCTCATCGTCACCTTTGATGAGCATGTTATCAGCAATAACTTCAAGTTTGGAGTCATTTATCAGAAGCTTGGGCAGGTGtgctcacctcctccctcccttttctcccaCCCACCTGGCCGTGTACCTGGGACCTCAGACCTTCGCCAGGGAGAGCCCCTTCCCCGGGACTCAGTTTCCCAGGAGCTCAGGGGTGCCAGAGGTCCTCCTTCCAGCCTTCTCTGGGTGTGAATGGGGGTGCGGGGGCCGGATCTGCTCAGGAGCTCCAGCTTTGGTGACCTCTGCCCTGTGTGTGCCCCCAGACCTCCGAGGAAGAACTCTTCAGCACCAATGAGGAGAGCCCCGCCTTCGTGGAGTTCCTCGAATTTCTTGGCCAGAAGGTCAAACTGCAGGACTTCAAGGGGTGAGCGTCAGGGTGGGACCAGCAGAGTAGAATCTGGCCCATGCCCTTGGGCAGAGTGGgagcccccggcccggccccatGGAGGCCTGGCCGGGGCTGGAGACTGAGCCGTGGCCTGGGGGGCCTGGGGCAGGTTCCGAGGAGGCCTGGACGTGACCCACGGGCAGACGGGGACCGAGTCTGTGTACTGCAACTTCCGCAACAAGGAGATCATGTTTCACGTGTCCACCAAGCTGCCCTACACAGAAGGGGACGCCCAGCAGGTAGCCTGGGCACCCACCACCTGCTTCCCACCTGTCCTCCTGTCCCCCATCCACCTGTCCGTTCAGTGTCCACCATACCAGGTTCAGTGGGCCCGGGAATGTAGGAATGGAAATGACCCAGTTCCCCGACTTGTGGGCTCTGGCCGGGGTAGGGGGGGGACAAGCTGCTGCAATGCTgcagaagcctcagtttccacatccgtgaaatggggataatcacGGCACCGACCTAATAGGTGAGCATAAGTGAGGGAGTGCACACAGAGTGGCTGCAACAGTGTCTGGTGCACAGCAAGAAATCAGTATCTGTGTTAGTGTGTTTACAGGATGTGAAGGGCATTGTGGGGTCACGGGCCCCCACAGGTAGGCTTGGCAGAGGTGGGAGTCAGGAAAAGCTTTCAAGAGAAAGTGACTTGTAGGCTGTGAAGGAGCTGGGAGAAGGCAGGGGCCCGTTCCAGGTGGAGAGAAGGGCTTTCACCTTctgcaaaggcctggaggggaGGAAGTGCAGGCATGTTCCAGCAGCCAGACTCAGAAATTTGTCACCTGTCCTAAGCTTCCTGCAGGGCTGTCTGCCTTACCctgtgcccccaccccagggagatAAAAGGGTAAtgtgagaaaaatgagaatatttagtCCTTATTTTTAGTGTAATTTAAAAGCATCCTCTGTGCATTTCAGCTACATGAATAGATACGGAGTGGAACTGATTTGTTCAAGAGGGGTCCTCCTTATCGTATTTAGATGGGAGAAAGGCTGAGAGCTAGGGCCTGGGGACCAGGATCCCTGGGCTCGAATTCCCTAACTCACTGTACGGCCTTGCAATCACTTCTCTCttggcctcggtttcctcatctgtcacagGCTTCCAAGAAAACGGAAATAATTTTAAGACAAGTTTCTCACCacattttttttggggggaagcaGATCCTTAGACGTGCCCTCTGCCTACCCcaaaccctcccccacccctgcggGCAGCCTCCCCTGTGCCCCGGGGCCCTCTCCAGCCGGTTGTGAAGGCCTGTGGCCCTGTGCTCAGTTGCAGCGGAAGCGGCACATCGGGAATGACATCGTCGCCGTGGTCTTCCAGGACGAGAACACGCCCTTTGTGCCTGACATGATCGCGTCCAACTTCCTGCACGCCTATGTGGTGGTGCAGGCCGAGGGTGGGGGGCCCGACGGCCCCCTCTACAAGGTGGGTGATCGCAGGGGCATCAGCCACCGGCCCAGCCACAGCCCCAGCCACAGCCCCGCCCTCACTCACTGTGAGTTCTCCCGCACCTGTTATCCCAACTGTAAATGGAACTGTCCGAGGGGCTCTGAGCCCCCGTCTTGCTCTGATGGAGGATTCCCATCCTGCCCGCTCtgctccccaaagtcccccccaAAAGAGGCTGGTCATCCTCCTCCACTCTTTAGCCACCTCCGCCTTCATCCTCGATGACTCCTGAGAtccccaccccttcccaccaCTCAAATTCAGGACCAAGGATGGAGGAGCTGAGATCCTGGGGTTCCCTCGCCCAGGCAGCAGTCACCGAGCCTTCCCCACGAAGCGGCAGGCCCGGTGCCCAGCGTAGGGCAGGACAGGGAGGTGAATTAGGGGTTTCTGGCTGGTGTGGGGACTCCACAGGCACTGCTGCCCTGCCTTCCAGGTCTCGGTCACCGCGAGAGACGACGTGCCCTTCTTCGGGCCCCCCCTCCCGGACCCCGCTGTGTTCAGGAAGGTAAGGGGCAGCTCCCAGCCCCGGCCATGGGCAGAGCAGGACTAAATGGGTTGGGGCCGAGGGGGGCACACATTTTGCCATACAAGGTCCTGAagtcctactgtgtgccgggGCAGCTGGGCTCTCCTAACCTGGCTTTTCTGTTCATCTTGATAAAAACTGTGCCCTTTATTTACAAAGTCAGAACAAACTctattatcattttacatttttcatagcAGACTCTGTGGCCTTTcctcatttctattctttttgacAATTACAGTCTTCTTTCTTCTGAAATGTCGGGGGAGGGGCACGTCTCCCTTGCCTCCCAGAAGCCACACTTCCAGCCTTGGCTTCAGCTTTCTCCCAGACTGAGGCAGTAGGAGACCCCAACCCAGCCCCCTACATCTGTGGGGTCTGTTATCCCGAGGGGTGGGCAGCCATGAAGGGCATAGGGGCCCTCAGAGGTGCCTGAGCTGGGGAGCTGAGCCAGGAGCTGCCCTTCTGGGAGGGAAGAAGGCCACCCCCAGACCCCAGCAGGGCGTGGCTCAGGAgctccagccccagagccccagtctcTGTGTTCACCTGAcccccctttctcttctcttccacacTGGGGGCTCCCAGGGGCCTGAGTTCCAGGAATTTTTGCTGACAAAGTTGATCAATGCTGAATATGCTTGCTACAAGGCAGAGAAGTTTGCCAAACTGGAGGTAAGGATGGCCCCCGCCTGTTATTTCAGCCCTGCCCCTGGGGAGGGAAAACCCACCTTCAGACCTCGGCCCCAGGGAGGGCTGTCTGGGGGAGGACGGATTTACGGATGGGTGGGCCTTGGGCCAGGCGAGAGGACGTGGGCATTTCTAGGGCCGTGTGAGGAATGCTCAGGAGGGGCTCGAGGGTGGACAGGCCAGCACAGAGGACactgtgggggagggagagaatggttgggggtggggggtagggacAGGAAGCCAGATCTTGGAGGGGCCGTGAGGAGCCCTGGGGGCTGCTTGAGCTGCCGAGGGGCCTGGGGTAAGCCGGCGTGGTCTTCGGGGGCCCAGGCCCACCCCCCACCACTCAGAGAAGGTGCCTGGGATTCGCACTGTGGGACGAAGGGCTGATCTCTGGGGTCTCTCCTGCCGGCCCGGCCCACAGGAGCGGACACGGGCTGCCCTCCTGGAGACGCTCTACGAGGAACTACACATCCACAGCCAGTCCATGATGGGCCTGGGCGGCGACGAGGACAAGATGGAGaacggcggcggtggcggcggcttCTTCGAGTCTTTCAAGGTGAAGGGCCTGGGTCTACCTGAGCGCGGAGGGACAGGGACGTAAAGTGCGGGGTGTGGCTAGGGGCGGGCTCGCTTGAAAGCGGAGTGGGGGCGTGGGTCGGGGTGGAGCCAGGGGTGGGGACTGGGACAAGGCGAGGGGGTGTGGCTAGGGGCTGACTCACATTGGAGGTGGAGGGGGCGCGGCTTGGAGTGGGCCCGGGGGTGGGGTTAATAGACCCAGGTGTGAGCACGGGCTAGGCGGGCTCGTGTCTGGTGTAGAGTCTGGGTGATGGAGAGCCTCAGGGTTGTCCTAGGGTTTAGGGTGGGCGTCGACTGGGGATGTGGTCTGTGCCTGGGGTAGAGCTTGCGGTTGGGAGTGTAAGTTGGGGCTCCGGTTTGGGGAGGAGTTAATGGTTGGAGGCGGGGCCTAGGCTTGGGGGCGGAGTCTGTGTGGGAGTTCTGCTGAAGGTTGGAGCTTTCTGGGTGGCAACAAGATGCCTCTGGTGCCGAGGGTGGTGGCTGCCAGGTCAGCCGGCAGAGAAGAGAGGCCTCTGTCCTCACCAAGGGAAAAGAACAGAGGTCTAGGAAGGGGGTGAACAGAGCGCCCATAGGAGAGGGACCGggcctgtgtgacctcaggcccgTGTGACCCCCCCTGGCTGTCTCTGGTTTAGCTTAGTATTAAGAACACAGtctccctgggttcaaatcccagctctgccacttaccagcttgAGCcttctcggagcctcagtttctttatccgtTGGGCAGGGTCATGGCCACTTATCCC
This genomic interval carries:
- the RAP1GAP gene encoding rap1 GTPase-activating protein 1 isoform X7 — protein: MSGRKRSFTFGAYGGVDKSFAPRRTVWRSDGQNQRFPQALDLTRVDLDPSHTASRRPKNTDLFEMIEKMQGSRMDEQRCAFPPPLKTEEDYIPYPSVHEVLGREGPFPLILLPQFGGYWIEGTNHELTSIPETEPLQSPTAKVKLECNPTARIYRKHFLGKEHFNYYSLDAALGHLVFSLKYDVIGDQEHLRLLLRTKCRTYHDVIPISCLTEFPNVVQMAKLVCEDVNVDRFYPVLYPKASRLIVTFDEHVISNNFKFGVIYQKLGQTSEEELFSTNEESPAFVEFLEFLGQKVKLQDFKGFRGGLDVTHGQTGTESVYCNFRNKEIMFHVSTKLPYTEGDAQQLQRKRHIGNDIVAVVFQDENTPFVPDMIASNFLHAYVVVQAEGGGPDGPLYKVSVTARDDVPFFGPPLPDPAVFRKGPEFQEFLLTKLINAEYACYKAEKFAKLEERTRAALLETLYEELHIHSQSMMGLGGDEDKMENGGGGGGFFESFKRVIRSRSQSMDAMGLSNKKPNTVSTSHSGSFAPNNPDLAKAAGISLIVPGKSPTRKKSGPFGSRRSSAIGIENIQEVQEKRPSAESPRCPRVPRRESPPAGQKTPDSGHVSQEPKSETSSTQSSPEMPTTKNSASSFASVVEETEGVDGDDTGLESVSSSGTPHKRDSFIYSTWLEDSVSTTSGGSSPGPSRSPHPDAGKSGDPACPEIKIQLEASEQHVPQLGC
- the RAP1GAP gene encoding rap1 GTPase-activating protein 1 isoform X1, whose protein sequence is MSGRKRSFTFGAYGGVDKSFAPRRTVWRSDGQNQRFPQALDLTRVDLDPSHTASRRPKNTDLFEMIEKMQGSRMDEQRCAFPPPLKTEEDYIPYPSVHEVLGREGPFPLILLPQFGGYWIEGTNHELTSIPETEPLQSPTAKVKLECNPTARIYRKHFLGKEHFNYYSLDAALGHLVFSLKYDVIGDQEHLRLLLRTKCRTYHDVIPISCLTEFPNVVQMAKLVCEDVNVDRFYPVLYPKASRLIVTFDEHVISNNFKFGVIYQKLGQTSEEELFSTNEESPAFVEFLEFLGQKVKLQDFKGFRGGLDVTHGQTGTESVYCNFRNKEIMFHVSTKLPYTEGDAQQLQRKRHIGNDIVAVVFQDENTPFVPDMIASNFLHAYVVVQAEGGGPDGPLYKVSVTARDDVPFFGPPLPDPAVFRKGPEFQEFLLTKLINAEYACYKAEKFAKLEERTRAALLETLYEELHIHSQSMMGLGGDEDKMENGGGGGGFFESFKRVIRSRSQSMDAMGLSNKKPNTVSTSHSGSFAPNNPDLAKAAGISLLIPGKSASRFGRRGSAIGIGTVEESLIVPGKSPTRKKSGPFGSRRSSAIGIENIQEVQEKRPSAESPRCPRVPRRESPPAGQKTPDSGHVSQEPKSETSSTQSSPEMPTTKNRAETAAQRAEVLKDFSRSSSSASSFASVVEETEGVDGDDTGLESVSSSGTPHKRDSFIYSTWLEDSVSTTSGGSSPGPSRSPHPDAGKSGDPACPEIKIQLEASEQHVPQLGC
- the RAP1GAP gene encoding rap1 GTPase-activating protein 1 isoform X4, whose amino-acid sequence is MSGRKRSFTFGAYGGVDKSFAPRRTVWRSDGQNQRFPQALDLTRVDLDPSHTASRRPKNTDLFEMIEKMQGSRMDEQRCAFPPPLKTEEDYIPYPSVHEVLGREGPFPLILLPQFGGYWIEGTNHELTSIPETEPLQSPTAKVKLECNPTARIYRKHFLGKEHFNYYSLDAALGHLVFSLKYDVIGDQEHLRLLLRTKCRTYHDVIPISCLTEFPNVVQMAKLVCEDVNVDRFYPVLYPKASRLIVTFDEHVISNNFKFGVIYQKLGQTSEEELFSTNEESPAFVEFLEFLGQKVKLQDFKGFRGGLDVTHGQTGTESVYCNFRNKEIMFHVSTKLPYTEGDAQQLQRKRHIGNDIVAVVFQDENTPFVPDMIASNFLHAYVVVQAEGGGPDGPLYKVSVTARDDVPFFGPPLPDPAVFRKGPEFQEFLLTKLINAEYACYKAEKFAKLEERTRAALLETLYEELHIHSQSMMGLGGDEDKMENGGGGGGFFESFKRVIRSRSQSMDAMGLSNKKPNTVSTSHSGSFAPNNPDLAKAAGISLLIPGKSASRFGRRGSAIGIGTVEESLIVPGKSPTRKKSGPFGSRRSSAIGIENIQEVQEKRESPPAGQKTPDSGHVSQEPKSETSSTQSSPEMPTTKNSASSFASVVEETEGVDGDDTGLESVSSSGTPHKRDSFIYSTWLEDSVSTTSGGSSPGPSRSPHPDAGKSGDPACPEIKIQLEASEQHVPQLGC
- the RAP1GAP gene encoding rap1 GTPase-activating protein 1 isoform X3, whose amino-acid sequence is MSGRKRSFTFGAYGGVDKSFAPRRTVWRSDGQNQRFPQALDLTRVDLDPSHTASRRPKNTDLFEMIEKMQGSRMDEQRCAFPPPLKTEEDYIPYPSVHEVLGREGPFPLILLPQFGGYWIEGTNHELTSIPETEPLQSPTAKVKLECNPTARIYRKHFLGKEHFNYYSLDAALGHLVFSLKYDVIGDQEHLRLLLRTKCRTYHDVIPISCLTEFPNVVQMAKLVCEDVNVDRFYPVLYPKASRLIVTFDEHVISNNFKFGVIYQKLGQTSEEELFSTNEESPAFVEFLEFLGQKVKLQDFKGFRGGLDVTHGQTGTESVYCNFRNKEIMFHVSTKLPYTEGDAQQLQRKRHIGNDIVAVVFQDENTPFVPDMIASNFLHAYVVVQAEGGGPDGPLYKVSVTARDDVPFFGPPLPDPAVFRKGPEFQEFLLTKLINAEYACYKAEKFAKLEERTRAALLETLYEELHIHSQSMMGLGGDEDKMENGGGGGGFFESFKRVIRSRSQSMDAMGLSNKKPNTVSTSHSGSFAPNNPDLAKAAGISLIVPGKSPTRKKSGPFGSRRSSAIGIENIQEVQEKRPSAESPRCPRVPRRESPPAGQKTPDSGHVSQEPKSETSSTQSSPEMPTTKNRAETAAQRAEVLKDFSRSSSSASSFASVVEETEGVDGDDTGLESVSSSGTPHKRDSFIYSTWLEDSVSTTSGGSSPGPSRSPHPDAGKSGDPACPEIKIQLEASEQHVPQLGC
- the RAP1GAP gene encoding rap1 GTPase-activating protein 1 isoform X2, which encodes MSGRKRSFTFGAYGGVDKSFAPRRTVWRSDGQNQRFPQALDLTRVDLDPSHTASRRPKNTDLFEMIEKMQGSRMDEQRCAFPPPLKTEEDYIPYPSVHEVLGREGPFPLILLPQFGGYWIEGTNHELTSIPETEPLQSPTAKVKLECNPTARIYRKHFLGKEHFNYYSLDAALGHLVFSLKYDVIGDQEHLRLLLRTKCRTYHDVIPISCLTEFPNVVQMAKLVCEDVNVDRFYPVLYPKASRLIVTFDEHVISNNFKFGVIYQKLGQTSEEELFSTNEESPAFVEFLEFLGQKVKLQDFKGFRGGLDVTHGQTGTESVYCNFRNKEIMFHVSTKLPYTEGDAQQLQRKRHIGNDIVAVVFQDENTPFVPDMIASNFLHAYVVVQAEGGGPDGPLYKVSVTARDDVPFFGPPLPDPAVFRKGPEFQEFLLTKLINAEYACYKAEKFAKLEERTRAALLETLYEELHIHSQSMMGLGGDEDKMENGGGGGGFFESFKRVIRSRSQSMDAMGLSNKKPNTVSTSHSGSFAPNNPDLAKAAGISLLIPGKSASRFGRRGSAIGIGTVEESLIVPGKSPTRKKSGPFGSRRSSAIGIENIQEVQEKRESPPAGQKTPDSGHVSQEPKSETSSTQSSPEMPTTKNRAETAAQRAEVLKDFSRSSSSASSFASVVEETEGVDGDDTGLESVSSSGTPHKRDSFIYSTWLEDSVSTTSGGSSPGPSRSPHPDAGKSGDPACPEIKIQLEASEQHVPQLGC